One Paenibacillus crassostreae DNA segment encodes these proteins:
- a CDS encoding methyl-accepting chemotaxis protein, protein MFRIKESISRKLMLVVATVLLIVSLLFSISFYFVSMDIFNNYVLPEVDNNLKTSSTDTYKGLNTSQALQALQGNEGSQSIVSFYFDEKVRDSELDNIYLANIKDKEVTILATDSKSPLKVSNTVAYQEAMQSALDNKSATSEVYTNELGTFKTEFIAIPGSTMILAISIDANFIAEQTQFILWICIGITIIGMAVGLTIAYYSSRRIIKPIIQLAAHSNLLAQGDLRQVPVVTGHDEISQLASSFQKMTHNLKEMISHVQLTSREVLNGSDDLLNRTEVMKSMVEGSNAVLKEIDKGSESIALTSKENAIAMEEITQGIMHIANSSGEVSEQVAEATLEAVSGNQLAQRAIEQMQQVEQTSIESLEVMSTMNERSQVIGEVVTSISEITKQIQMLSLNASIEAARAGEHGRGFAVVAGEVRKLSELSTIATQKIAEHLSTIQKDTEASVVAMDRVNQEVRSGKILVQDAGKAFSQLDVLIQDVNQTIQAVSAATQQVSAGTEEVSASVEETALITSKSRTSMNEISTTSEQQLHEMEQHRSIVTSLHEHALQLQEAIQQFKI, encoded by the coding sequence ATGTTTCGTATAAAAGAATCAATAAGCCGTAAATTAATGCTCGTTGTTGCCACTGTATTGCTAATCGTGTCATTACTTTTTAGTATAAGTTTTTATTTTGTTTCTATGGATATATTCAATAATTACGTATTACCTGAGGTAGATAACAACCTTAAGACAAGTTCTACAGATACATATAAAGGCTTAAACACTTCACAAGCGTTACAAGCTTTACAAGGAAATGAAGGCTCACAATCTATCGTATCTTTTTATTTCGATGAGAAAGTACGTGATTCCGAATTAGATAATATTTACCTCGCTAATATTAAAGATAAGGAAGTTACTATTCTCGCAACAGATAGTAAATCACCTCTGAAGGTATCTAATACAGTGGCTTACCAAGAAGCCATGCAATCCGCGCTGGACAACAAGTCAGCTACTAGTGAGGTATATACCAATGAATTGGGGACATTTAAAACTGAATTCATTGCTATTCCTGGAAGTACAATGATACTTGCCATCAGTATAGATGCGAACTTTATCGCGGAACAGACTCAGTTTATACTATGGATCTGTATAGGTATAACTATTATTGGAATGGCCGTGGGATTAACCATTGCTTATTACAGCAGTAGACGTATTATCAAACCTATCATTCAACTTGCAGCGCACAGTAATCTTCTTGCTCAAGGCGATCTGCGGCAAGTTCCTGTCGTTACTGGGCATGACGAAATATCACAACTTGCAAGTAGTTTCCAAAAGATGACTCATAACCTCAAAGAAATGATTAGTCACGTTCAACTAACTTCACGCGAAGTATTAAATGGATCTGATGATTTATTAAATCGCACAGAAGTCATGAAATCTATGGTTGAAGGATCCAACGCAGTTCTGAAGGAGATCGATAAGGGTAGTGAAAGCATCGCTTTGACCTCAAAGGAGAATGCCATCGCAATGGAGGAAATCACTCAAGGAATCATGCACATTGCCAATTCTTCCGGTGAGGTATCCGAGCAGGTCGCAGAAGCGACTCTTGAGGCTGTCAGTGGTAATCAATTGGCACAACGCGCTATCGAGCAAATGCAACAAGTAGAGCAAACTTCCATCGAATCTCTTGAAGTCATGAGTACGATGAATGAACGTTCGCAAGTTATTGGAGAGGTAGTCACTTCCATCTCTGAGATTACGAAGCAAATACAAATGCTTTCACTTAATGCTTCGATTGAAGCTGCTCGAGCCGGTGAACATGGAAGAGGCTTTGCAGTAGTCGCTGGTGAGGTACGTAAATTATCTGAATTATCTACCATCGCCACTCAAAAGATCGCAGAACACTTATCAACCATTCAAAAGGATACGGAAGCCTCAGTAGTTGCGATGGACCGTGTTAATCAAGAAGTACGTTCAGGCAAGATACTAGTACAGGATGCAGGAAAAGCTTTCAGCCAATTAGACGTACTCATCCAAGATGTTAACCAAACCATACAGGCTGTGTCCGCAGCTACGCAACAAGTATCTGCAGGTACAGAAGAAGTTAGTGCATCCGTCGAAGAAACGGCATTAATTACATCGAAATCTCGAACTAGTATGAATGAGATTTCCACTACGAGTGAACAACAGCTACATGAAATGGAACAACATCGCTCAATCGTAACAAGTCTTCATGAACATGCTTTACAACTGCAGGAAGCTATCCAACAATTCAAGATTTAA
- a CDS encoding L-cystine transporter translates to MDTLWIIINIVAMLGLIGLLVWMQKKHISFTKRVFTGLGLGIVFGVILQLLFKPDSDVIGKSTEWFNLVGYGYVGLLQMIVIPLIMVSIISAIMNLNGVKNLGKMSFSIIAVLLLTTAIAASVSIITTLSFDLQAIDIQSGDREQAQGLKLEERLGVVEDQSIPEQILEFIPKNPFADMTGARSSSTLAVVIFAAFIGVSVLGIDRKKPKQAQVFRDLIDAVYAVVMRMVTLVLRLTPYGILALITKTIATTHVDEILKLINFVIASYVALIVMFIIHLILITMFGFNPLVYLKKVLPTLTFAFTSRSSAATIPLNVETQTRKLGVSSGIANLSATFGATIGQNGCAGIYPAMLAVMIAPTVGIDPTSWDFILKLILIVVISSFGVAGVGGGATFASLIVLSTMGLPVALAGLLISVEPLIDMGRTALNVNDSMTSGLISSKILKENDSKVYHDKNIDLDSAQV, encoded by the coding sequence ATGGATACTTTATGGATTATCATAAACATCGTTGCTATGCTGGGACTGATCGGATTATTAGTATGGATGCAAAAGAAACATATCTCCTTCACTAAACGTGTATTTACAGGATTAGGGTTGGGGATCGTATTTGGTGTTATTCTACAATTGTTATTCAAACCAGATTCGGATGTTATAGGAAAGTCCACAGAATGGTTCAACTTGGTAGGTTACGGTTATGTTGGATTGCTCCAAATGATCGTGATCCCGCTAATTATGGTGTCGATCATTTCTGCTATCATGAATCTGAACGGGGTTAAGAATCTTGGGAAGATGAGTTTTTCTATTATTGCAGTTCTTCTTCTTACCACTGCGATTGCGGCATCTGTAAGTATTATCACTACGCTGAGTTTTGATTTACAGGCTATTGATATTCAGAGTGGTGACAGAGAACAGGCACAGGGATTGAAGTTAGAAGAGAGACTTGGTGTTGTGGAAGATCAATCGATTCCGGAGCAAATCCTTGAGTTTATTCCGAAGAATCCATTTGCCGATATGACGGGAGCCCGGAGTTCTTCTACGCTTGCTGTCGTTATTTTTGCAGCCTTTATCGGTGTATCTGTTCTTGGAATAGATCGTAAGAAACCGAAACAAGCTCAAGTCTTCCGTGATTTGATCGATGCGGTATATGCTGTCGTGATGCGGATGGTTACCCTTGTGTTAAGACTGACTCCGTACGGTATATTAGCGTTGATCACCAAGACCATCGCTACGACGCATGTTGATGAAATTTTAAAGTTAATTAACTTTGTAATTGCTTCTTATGTAGCTTTGATTGTTATGTTTATTATTCATTTAATATTGATTACCATGTTCGGGTTTAACCCGTTAGTATATCTGAAAAAGGTTCTACCTACGCTGACATTTGCATTTACTTCTCGCTCAAGCGCAGCTACCATTCCGCTTAATGTAGAGACTCAGACAAGGAAACTCGGAGTATCTTCAGGGATCGCGAACCTGTCAGCCACCTTCGGAGCTACGATTGGTCAGAATGGATGTGCTGGAATTTATCCAGCCATGCTCGCAGTGATGATTGCCCCAACAGTGGGCATAGATCCAACAAGTTGGGATTTCATTCTGAAATTGATTCTGATTGTTGTCATTAGTTCCTTTGGTGTTGCAGGCGTCGGCGGGGGTGCTACCTTTGCATCGCTGATTGTACTTTCTACAATGGGTCTACCCGTTGCATTAGCAGGTCTACTGATCTCTGTGGAACCGCTAATCGATATGGGACGTACCGCACTGAATGTGAATGATTCTATGACTTCAGGTCTTATTTCTAGTAAAATTCTAAAAGAAAATGATTCCAAAGTATATCATGATAAGAATATAGATTTAGATTCTGCACAAGTATAA